Within the Apostichopus japonicus isolate 1M-3 chromosome 6, ASM3797524v1, whole genome shotgun sequence genome, the region GACTCAGGTCAACAATCAAAAGTGGCGAATAGAGAGAGATTcgcccctctcccaccccccccccccccaaatcccGGTAGAGGAGCTCTTAACATATCTGTGGACTTGCATCTTGTCCCATCCTGGTCTTCTGCTCTAGCCATTTTATATAAGACACTGTTCCATCAGCACTCACCAGCACAACACTGGACTAGACCGTCCAAGGTTGGGAACGTGTGCACCGTCGTTGTAATTGAAAGCTTTGTTACGATTCTTGTTTAGATCTGTTGACAGGAAGAGAAGGTTTGACAGACAATTCAATGGGAGATCAGAGATTTCGGTATTTCAAAAATAGTAACCTCATATGGTATTGTTAGTTCAGTGGTTAACGtaggtgcctttcaatcataaggtcccgagttcgagtcactccaagattaatgtatgtcgtccagttacagagttgttgacaattcataaccatggacgttaaatatgaatctaagagactgacttcggtcagcttgcggctttgctAAGCCAATGAAGGCTTCTTCGGGAGTTCCTgctcgcaggaggatctaaaatacataaatacacacatacatctcCTCAATGGCCTTGCAGTTATATCTTGGCATATTCACAATGAGCTCTACTCAAGCAAAAAGTTAAACGTTTTTCTACATTTGACTCAAAATGATAATTGTATTAATTGGCCAGCTGTTATATTGAACTCAAAATGGTAATGAGGGTTACAGTGAGACAAGACCCATGCAAGAAAGGCtcataattaaattaaagagTAAGCAACTAATAAATTATTTCATAGAGGGCTTGATTAGAAGTCAATCTGACacgtaaatattttatatcacaAATGAAGTTTTGAAAGAGTTGAAATATGTACTTTAAAATTTCAAGTCAGTATTTCATGACCTGAACATGGAAATTTCTGACCTCGTATGACTGCCTGGTCCTAATTTGCAATCACTTACATCGATACTCGGGCAGGTACTTTGACACAACCATTCTTTTGATGCTGTTTTTCATGACTTGTGTAATGAGAAGAAGGTTTCATCTCTGTCCCTAAAGTGAGTTTAGTGTAAACAGGTGCTCATCAAGTTAGTACTAATAACTTAACATAAATACTTACCAGATATTGCGAGCAGCATTTTCCGTCGGGCCCCAAAGGTAGCAATTCCAAGCTCCTTTAGGTCACTATCGGTGAGTGTCAAGAATGTTGCAAGATCAATCTAGAAgatgagaaacaaaacaaacttgacGGATGGAAAGTTTAAAATGATATCGTGGAAACAATTAGCAGATGGAAGGACTCAGTAATGAGACAAGTGGTTTCAGCAGCCAAGCCTTGGACTAAGAGAATAATCATGCGGGCTTCGGCCAAAGGCAATCGTAACATCATGTGCACcaaaaatatgattattatgacATCTTTTGGATATAAACATGGATAACTGTCTCAAAAATTTGATCACTATCATTTTTTGTCATTCAGACATATCAAGTTTCACCCAACAAAAATCTCACCTCCTGCTGTTGAAAGACATCGGTGTATTTGCCGAGTCCAAGGTTAACGAACAGTTCCGAAAGATCCGGTTTTACCGATAGCGAAGAATTCAATTCCTTCTGAGACCAGAGACCCTTTGTGGGCTTTGGTAGCGTCGTACTGTCTATGTAATTACTGCAACTCAAAATCGAATCTGTTTTGAGGATAAGACAAAACAAGTAGAAGAGATTAACAAATTTACTAAAAAGATTCAAAATAAACTGCTAGCAGGGAAAGCACAATTTACTACTCATCAGATTAAACTTTACCTTGCAGTGGCTTGTAATTTTGTGTCACTCTGTCCAAGATTtctaatatttacaaataactGGATATCAACCCATTTCTAGGTAGGTACTTTGATCTTAGcggttacaattttttttatcgctTCTAATTAATAACGTATCCATCGTAGTAAAATGCAATACAAGAAATCTTGAGTCCCACAATATTTGATTCAGAAAAACCTTGTATTAAACATCATCCATGCTAGTGCAGTTTTGGTGTTACCAATACTAATGTGTCTTCAAGCACCTGCTTTTTATACTAGGTCAcccacaaaaatataaaaaataaaaaaccaaaaataaaataaaaaggcaAGTGAAATCTGTCCATGAGTATAAACTCCATCAAACCTGGTCTTACAGGTTGTTACCaataataaaatactttacCATGTCGCCTGGGTCTGTAATCGGTCATCTTTGGTCTCATGGTAGCAGCCTCTGATGGAGTTTGTGAGATGGCTCCAGAGTGTTGTGTATTGGGCCAGTCGTTGTTCACCTCCGACGAGTCTCTCCCCGGTGTTGTCGTTGTATCTGGCTCGGCTTGCTTcaaacaaagaacaattttCATAAAGGTTAAAAAAGTGAAGACATATTTTGGTACCTTTGTATCGCTGTTGAATCCAACCAATCATGTTCATTTATTGTATTCATCTCCCATATCATCAGTATCGTTGTAATTATGATCTTAAACATCTTTGAGAGATAAAAAGAGTCAAGAATGTAGGAATAGTGAAGTGAAAATCTTAAATTTTTTAAAACAGTAACCAAGGGATGATTTAGTGTTCGCATTTTGTGGAGCAGGTTTCCGGTTTCTTGCAAGACaagaaaatattatgttaaaaGTGCTCAATAATTGCTATACATTGCTAATTGCTAATTGCATTTGAGTACAAATGTCCTCATTTTGAATATGTAGTTTTTGCTATCTGGTAAATTATACCCTGAAGCCAAAAGGTTGATACAGTATAACTTATCACAGTTTGCAAAGAGCTAGACAGCTTTTGGTTCAAGTATGCTCAAATCTATCCTAAAGATAACAACTCTGTTCACATCTATTATATTTCTTCCAGCAAAATTTACTACCACTCCTGTAAAATTCACGGTACTTGGCCTTCATCAGTGTCTCCCAACAAGCTCAAAAAATAAAAGCGGGaattaatttgtcaatttttattcTTCACAATTTACCTTCAAGGGCACTCCAGTCAATCTTTAACCTTGCCTCATTGtcatttcagaatattttatgATAAAGCTCTTTTTTTAACACAAAAGTAGCAGATTATGACTTGCTATCATCACCAAGGTGAAAGATGCATCATCTTACCTCATAAGTAGCAGGTAGGTAGGAGGAGAATCcttttttggtgatattcctGAACTGGGAATCAGGCATGGACTTTGAAAACCCTAACCCAGACCAAGTATCTGTGGGGGTCCTAATTTCTCTGGAGACAGGTAGTTTCTTCATAGCTGAGAAAGAAGTTTGATTCAgaatgaaaaatgagaaaaggaaTACGTATCAACAGTCATAGTTCTGATAGCTCAGAATTCATAGAGACAAAACTTGTATGGCATGCCtaagtttaaaggtagtctgtataggccccaaattatagcatgctataattgctagaagttttcaaaaaatacttccaggaggtctttactctccaaattgttctcagacaatttttaaggaacacacaagatgaatGAATGttccagtgaggaaaatttcctcgaagttTTGTAATAAAAGCAGTTTAAgatttttgaccaaaggtgaccatatttgaatatctagcatatttggggccaatacatcaTACCTTTAATTACATACTGTTTTAATAAATCATATTAAGTTTCATGGAAACACACATGAAACTGAAAACTAAGATTAACCTGTGGCCCAGCAATCTTGTTTACCAACACCAAAATAGTACTAAATAGAAGAAACTTATGTATAATGAGAGATTCCCAAAAACCAGCCTGTGACTAACCTTTATAACCACACATTGCAAAAAGAAACTTAAGATCAGCCTTTTGTATACAAATTGGACCTAGTTAGATCTGTTTATGCAAGAGTCACTTGCCTAGTAGGATATCTGTTAAAATGTCACTGAAAACATTTTGAGattttggagaaaaaagaaGCTATCAACTAAATATTGCATGCAAACCTTTTTGCGCAAGAATTTTTTTCTGATCATAGTCCATCTGGACCAGCTCTTCCAGTTTGGTCAGCTCTTTCTGTTTCTCTGCTCGTTCCCAGCCTGGTGCTCTCTTGTCAGAACTATCTGAATCAACCTCAGATTCGGATGACCCCTGGCTGAGACCGCTGTGAAGATTTTACAAGAATTTACAGTCAATTAAAAGAGATCAGTCTTGTAGTGCAGGCACCACAGCACCAGTAGTACTTGTGCAATTATGGGTACGAGTACACAGCTCTGCGAGAAGTAAAACACAACAAAGCTGCAGTGTCTCATCTAAATTTATCTTCAAATATTCAGTTACTTTGCTAAATGTCAGGTAAGAATCATTATGTTCAGTTGTTTGATATTGTGATTATTGAGCACAGATGCTCTCTGGacaaaaatggtcaaatggcaGAGCCAGCATTATAGAACTAGGCGAGGTTTTACAGACATCCCGTCCTAAGACAAAGTTTCAAGATTTAGTACAATTCTGTATAATACATCCACATCTTATCTTACAGGTGCAATGCCCATCATATTATTTTCTCTGCTCTTAGAACATTGCCTGATTACTGCAGACCAGTCAGTCCACCTATGATTGTGCAAGTTGTGCCTTATATATACTCCTTAGTGTGATTCCTCTGGCAGACTCAAAGATTCCTGTTATAACAGAGGAAAATTGGTACCATGGGGCaacagttaaaaaaatatagatatacatGTCCATTTTGGTGTTTTTTAAGCATATTTGGGAGCAATATTGATTTACTCTCTGAATAAGAAACTTACTTGGAGCTTCTGTCTCCCAAAAGATGTGCCAGGGTTTCTTGAGGGGTCATGGGGCGGACCTTTGGTGGGGAGTAAAGGCCATCATTACCATTCATAAAGTGGCCACTATTGCTTAATGTGAAATGGCCGCTGTTACTTGGTGAAAAGTGTCCACTACTACCTGGAGATTTGCTCTACAAGTAAAAGGAACACAAATGGAGAAAAATTAacagaaaatgacaaaaaatagATTCCTTGATTACCTGGTATGCAAAGAAACATGGCTTCTGACTGGAACCgcccacctccccacccccccccccctcacatatTGGCAAAGAAATGTCATAGAGATTGCTACCTTAAGGTTATGAAGGTCAGCTGTGAGAGCATTGGTATTCCCGAGGCCATTGGTTAAAATCACTTCCTAACCAAATTATTTCCTTGCTGTTTCAAAATTAGCTTTTTAATTTTCCACAAATACTATTTCTGAAATTTCATCAGTACAACATTTAATGTAGCATAAACTGACTATGTAGCCATATACCCATACAGTCAAGTGGTCTTAAGTTTTTTTCGGATCCGAATTCTAATCACCCATCTATGAAAGTGCTTAATTCAACAATAATATATTCATATCCTTAGGTGTGCTAGATGATGATGTGACTTGTTCACAAGACCCAGAAAACTTCCAGACACATTTATGTAAATTCATTTATGTGTTTTATCACCAAttgtacaatgggaaaggaagtctcctataaagtcttaaaaagacttaacaaagtaggagactccctgaagaaaagaaaaaaaaatggggtaGAATTTATGGGGTAGAAGTAGAACTAACTGTGAACGATATTTGGACACCCCTCATGCTATATCAAACACTATATGGCATACACTAGAGTACAAACGCCAATATTGCTTTCCTTATCCCCACATCCATAATATAGCAACTAGATTCGGCCATAAGttttgattaatgattaatgattttgattaatttttgtCAATCTATAACGGCAAGAAGGTTCCCTCTTTGCTAATGCTGCATCCATAATTGCACCATTTTTGAGATAATTGAAGTTAAACTGATCATGATTGTTCCATCGCAAACCACCATTCCTCAGAAACAACAGGAAAGGACTTACCTGTTTACTTAGACTACTATCCGATCGACGTAGCGGGTGATACAAATCGTTGTGAAGGTGAGATGAGCTCGATATATTGGATGAACTGGAATTCTTGGTTGCACTTTCATTTTTACTGGATGCTAAAGGTCAAAGGAAATTGAGATAAACAGCAGAAACATTGAATCCAAAGGCATCAGATTTGTTTCgtatttttctttaaagtaaattaaagTACTGTCCTCAAGTATGCTACAAAAGTTAACAAATAGTTACATATACTCAAACAATTTGATAAccctcgcccctcccccccctccttgcTGTTAACCACAGTCATCAGATTCTGTCCCAGCCATTAACTTCTGTGCTGCTTCAAACTTCTCTTCAAATTATAACATATCCAACAGTCATCTAAAGTTTGATTATTGGTAAGTTTAACCACCTGGTTTTTGCAAAAGAACTATTTCTTAGATACAATATTTGTAACAAATCTGGAAACCAGTGACCTTGGGTCACAAGACCTGTTCTCTAACCATGAGGTAACTGCTGATTCCGATCGCATTTCTAACAAAAGATGGCTTGCTATTTTCCAGTTTTGCCTCTGTTCATTCacttaacacatttgaaaatgatttgaCTTACTTCTGAGGATGCTTTTAAGGGTTGAGGAAGGGGGTGGCTTCTCTTCTCCACCTCTCATTCCATTAGAAAGATGCAGCTGAACTAACTGTGAAGAGACAATTTCTGGAGTGGGTCTTGAGAAACCTGGTGGTGGCGCTGGCACCTTTCTCTGGTACTCTGTCTCTGGTGGTTTTGGTAGAGCCCCTGGTGGAGAGGGTTGTCTGGTAGGTGGTGAGATTGGCGTTGACATCTGTACCATGTGATGACTTGGGGGCTGGGTTGACAGTCCAGATGTTCTAGCAATTGTACTATTATGACTACTGGTATTCCTGGCAGTGGAAGTGAACATTACACTCTTTGTGGGCATTTTGTCCTGTATCAACGGCACTGCATCATCAGGGCTACTCGTTCTGTGGGGAGTCCCTAACACCTGTGCTGACGATTGTGTACTGACCCTAGTGGTGGGTACCGGCAAGGTGTTATGTGATGTCACACCACACAGAGACGACTCCCTGGTCATCATCATGGTGGATGGGACTACCGGGGGCCTAGAAGTAGCTGTCTGGCTTTGAGAAATAGTAGCTGATGGTTGATTTGGAATAGTTGCTTGTCCCattacttgtggtggagcagCGGTCATCATTGAAGATGAAGATAAACTATACGGAGATTGCATCAAATGATGAGAGGACTGAGGTGATGGTAAACTGTATGGTGGTTGTGATACATGATGACATGGCTGTGGgtatggtggtggtggtgtgggTTCCCTATGAGCTGTGTTTGGTATCCTAATCACCTGTGGATTTATGCTatgctgatgatgatggtacATGGTAGAGGCAGGTGGACTGTTCTGCGGTAGGGTGTACACTAACGTCGGACTACTGCAAGTGGCTGGAGGCAGAATGTTGGCGGAGGAGGTGATGTGTTGGTTATTGATTGTGACCCCTGTCGGCACTGTGTTCTGAATGACATGGTTAGGTGGCTGGACATTTGTCCCTGTCTGGGCCAACATAATGGGGTTCATCGCTTGAGACTGTATGACAAGCGGAGATATTCCGTGCTGCATTACTGAAAAGAAATAGTTAGACAAGGATGCATAGTAGAGCATAGTCACATGATTTAGATAGCCTACCCTAAACTCACCCAGATACTTTAAGTGATGCAACACACCAACTAACTTCAAGCAATGAAACTCACCAAGTTACTTTTAGTGATGCAACACGCCCCACTTACTTCAAATAATGAAACTCACCCAGTTACTTTAAGTGATGCAACACACCCACTAACTCCAAGTAATGAAACTCACAAAGTAACTTGAAGTGATGCAACACACTCACTTACTTCAAGCAATGCAGTTCACCCGTTACTCTAATCAATAAAACACACCCAGTTATTCTAAGTAATGAAAATCACCCACTTACTTTAAATAATGAAACTCACCCAGTAACATTAAGTACTGAAACTGACCCAGATACATTTAAGTAATGAAACAAACCTACTTACTTCAAGTAATGAACCTCACCAGTTACTCTAACTTACTTTAAATAATGAAAACCTTCCACCCAGTTACTTCAAGTCATGCAAAACACCCAGTAATGATATATAATTAGTCCTATTAAGTAAGGCTGCTCTACCCAGCATCAGCAATGATGTAATTACCTCTGTTATGAACTGTCATTGTTGAAGTTACTGGATGGTTACCATGGCGAGCCGATGACCCCATCTGAATACCATTGAGACGATTCAAGGCAATAATGTTTGTTCCGTTCAACCCAACCTTGTTCTGTCCGAGCATGTCAACTGTGAACATTGGTGAATCAGTATTTAATCACACAGATGAATCGACAGCTCAAATGATTGGGATAAAAACACATCAAATATTTGCTAAAAAAAAGCTCTGTTTGCCTCAAAATAGGATTATTTCCTAACATATTTGTAAAGTACCTAGAGTAATGATATGAATACTGAGACAAAAATATCACCATGGATACAATATCTTCTATATTCACCGCTTATGATTCATGAGTAACAGAAACATTTTGTGCTGATCTTAACAAATTTCATCAGCCATCCCATTTCATacaatcattaaatattttgaggagtaaaaccttttttttgtaaaattttcagCAATTCTTAGCAAGCTCAAGTTTGAAGCCAATTAATACAGATttactttaaagcagcatttgaATTGATCTTAGAAAAATTTTCAAAGCTCAATTTTGGCATCCAATAGCTgaaaccacttgaccacaattttcttttttcttgtttactCTCACCAATGAGTTCACTTCAAACATGTCCTACGTGTATAACTACTTTGTGagagtacatactgtacttaccGAGCGATGTCATCCCAACAGTTGATAATTGTACACCTCCTGTGTTACCATTCTTGAGGTGTACTCCACAATTCTCACATTCTTGTCCAAGGAGCGTCTGTCTGGCTCTGTACATGCTTGCAGCATTTCTTTCAACACTTTTAACAATGACACTCTGAAAACAGGTAACAAgacaaaaatatggaaaaaataaaacagaataaaaagTGAAACAGCCAAATATAGTTAAAGTGCGTAACATGTCCTTGAATTTTGATTTAAATCAACAAAGCATAACTGATGATGTGTTAACTCAACAAGAAGTGCCATAGACAAACGGATGGTTCATTTCCAACATGTGCTGGTAAAATTGTAGAAATAAACCATTCTTGGTATATAAAGTGGCAAAATTATGTCTTAATACtcaagttttcaatttttttaaatacctgTTTTCAAAACATTACACCTACATTGCAATTTAAGAAGGACTCTACTCTGAACTACTGCATGTTACcactccctctccccccccccccccgggcctCTCCTAGCTTCCTTCTCCCGCATATTGCATTAAGTCCTGCTGACAAAACTGCATAAAGGTTAACACTGTGCATTGCTAATGCttaaattgtcacaaaataCTCTAGAAATCACACTGCATGATGTAGAATATCCAAGGGATATGAACACAAACCCATTCCCTCACTCTGGAAAGCAAACCAAATCCCACAGAGTTGATGATAGACTTCCCATGTCATGCATTCAGCGAATCATTCTTTAAGCCTGCCTGTGGCTAGAAAAGTTCCCTGTGACATGAAATTGAAGCTAGAAGTACAACCACTGACCCTTTTCCACCTCCCCCCCACTAGACTAGGATTCAATGTCACTCTACAAAGTATGCAAGATGGATAAAGAAGccattttgttgttgaataagTCTCAGAATATTTGTAGAGTTTTACCTTGCTTGGTTGCTTAGGTTTTGGTTTAACGCTGATGAACACGTCAAGCTGCTCCATCAGTTTGGATATTGTATTAGAGTCCACATCAGCGTCCTCCTTGACGTCAAACATCAGGACAAGAGGCAGACAAccctttataaaaaataaaaaaaaagagaagaatttAATACAATATGGATGAATATGCAGttaattcattattttatatgtGATTTATAACTTTAAATCAGTGATAAAGTGATATTTCAGCTTTAATACAATCAACTCTCatgttgtttattttcattgtcTAACACTTTCATcatcttaataataataataataattatgatgcaGACCACGAAGATGATGATGTAAATGCCCACCTACTCACTCTGCAGAACGCTCCCGGGCAAAAAAGAATAGAACAACAAATAAAGCCAAAATACAAGAAATACAAAAAGCTGCCATGAAATGCCTTTGAGTTTCTTCTTAAAAATACTGATGCTTGGGGCCAGGCTGATTTCTGGAGGTAATCTGTTCCAAATAAGTGGTGCTGTAAAAACAAAAGATCTGTCTTCCCCCACACCAGATTTGCTTCGGCCTCTGCATTACTGGTGAAGAGGGCTAACCACTTTTGGGATCATTGAAAGATTAAGGTTTCTGGCCAAGACATTTCCTCA harbors:
- the LOC139968772 gene encoding protein bicaudal C homolog 1-like isoform X2, translating into MDETDTTISWPSRLKIGAKSKKDPHIKVTGKPEKVAAAKTKIMSVLDTKSNRVTLKMDVSFTEHSHIIGKGGNIIRKVMEETGCHIHFPDSNRCTQQQEKSNQVSIAGQITGAEQARAKIRELLPLVLFFELPISGGLQPDMNSPTVQHVVQSCNVAVNMKQKGRGFSTTVTVRGSASNTGGVKDACVKLMDHLAGTVGGSLPVSMQLEIAPQHHQFMLARGGFNIKHIMQYTGATIHFPDPSTAQRKSSVFISGSIDAVIIARQLLMGCLPLVLMFDVKEDADVDSNTISKLMEQLDVFISVKPKPKQPSKSVIVKSVERNAASMYRARQTLLGQECENCGVHLKNGNTGGVQLSTVGMTSLVDMLGQNKVGLNGTNIIALNRLNGIQMGSSARHGNHPVTSTMTVHNRVMQHGISPLVIQSQAMNPIMLAQTGTNVQPPNHVIQNTVPTGVTINNQHITSSANILPPATCSSPTLVYTLPQNSPPASTMYHHHQHSINPQVIRIPNTAHREPTPPPPYPQPCHHVSQPPYSLPSPQSSHHLMQSPYSLSSSSMMTAAPPQVMGQATIPNQPSATISQSQTATSRPPVVPSTMMMTRESSLCGVTSHNTLPVPTTRVSTQSSAQVLGTPHRTSSPDDAVPLIQDKMPTKSVMFTSTARNTSSHNSTIARTSGLSTQPPSHHMVQMSTPISPPTRQPSPPGALPKPPETEYQRKVPAPPPGFSRPTPEIVSSQLVQLHLSNGMRGGEEKPPPSSTLKSILRTSSKNESATKNSSSSNISSSSHLHNDLYHPLRRSDSSLSKQSKSPGSSGHFSPSNSGHFTLSNSGHFMNGNDGLYSPPKVRPMTPQETLAHLLGDRSSNGLSQGSSESEVDSDSSDKRAPGWERAEKQKELTKLEELVQMDYDQKKILAQKAMKKLPVSREIRTPTDTWSGLGFSKSMPDSQFRNITKKGFSSYLPATYEQAEPDTTTTPGRDSSEVNNDWPNTQHSGAISQTPSEAATMRPKMTDYRPRRHDSILSCSNYIDSTTLPKPTKGLWSQKELNSSLSVKPDLSELFVNLGLGKYTDVFQQQEIDLATFLTLTDSDLKELGIATFGARRKMLLAISDLNKNRNKAFNYNDGAHVPNLGRSSPVLCW
- the LOC139968772 gene encoding protein bicaudal C homolog 1-like isoform X1, producing MANINDDDPASRSGELAISETERRKDDFNNGSLSDDTNSTGDSIEPAVDTNVSNIIINQNEIQVQKAGYYERVELEPGHVEERFRVDRKKLELMLQIQISPDLAECTFESGEEFFQRIMDETDTTISWPSRLKIGAKSKKDPHIKVTGKPEKVAAAKTKIMSVLDTKSNRVTLKMDVSFTEHSHIIGKGGNIIRKVMEETGCHIHFPDSNRCTQQQEKSNQVSIAGQITGAEQARAKIRELLPLVLFFELPISGGLQPDMNSPTVQHVVQSCNVAVNMKQKGRGFSTTVTVRGSASNTGGVKDACVKLMDHLAGTVGGSLPVSMQLEIAPQHHQFMLARGGFNIKHIMQYTGATIHFPDPSTAQRKSSVFISGSIDAVIIARQLLMGCLPLVLMFDVKEDADVDSNTISKLMEQLDVFISVKPKPKQPSKSVIVKSVERNAASMYRARQTLLGQECENCGVHLKNGNTGGVQLSTVGMTSLVDMLGQNKVGLNGTNIIALNRLNGIQMGSSARHGNHPVTSTMTVHNRVMQHGISPLVIQSQAMNPIMLAQTGTNVQPPNHVIQNTVPTGVTINNQHITSSANILPPATCSSPTLVYTLPQNSPPASTMYHHHQHSINPQVIRIPNTAHREPTPPPPYPQPCHHVSQPPYSLPSPQSSHHLMQSPYSLSSSSMMTAAPPQVMGQATIPNQPSATISQSQTATSRPPVVPSTMMMTRESSLCGVTSHNTLPVPTTRVSTQSSAQVLGTPHRTSSPDDAVPLIQDKMPTKSVMFTSTARNTSSHNSTIARTSGLSTQPPSHHMVQMSTPISPPTRQPSPPGALPKPPETEYQRKVPAPPPGFSRPTPEIVSSQLVQLHLSNGMRGGEEKPPPSSTLKSILRTSSKNESATKNSSSSNISSSSHLHNDLYHPLRRSDSSLSKQSKSPGSSGHFSPSNSGHFTLSNSGHFMNGNDGLYSPPKVRPMTPQETLAHLLGDRSSNGLSQGSSESEVDSDSSDKRAPGWERAEKQKELTKLEELVQMDYDQKKILAQKAMKKLPVSREIRTPTDTWSGLGFSKSMPDSQFRNITKKGFSSYLPATYEQAEPDTTTTPGRDSSEVNNDWPNTQHSGAISQTPSEAATMRPKMTDYRPRRHDSILSCSNYIDSTTLPKPTKGLWSQKELNSSLSVKPDLSELFVNLGLGKYTDVFQQQEIDLATFLTLTDSDLKELGIATFGARRKMLLAISDLNKNRNKAFNYNDGAHVPNLGRSSPVLCW